The genomic DNA GCGGCGCCGGGCATCGAAGGCAAGCGAGTAGAACGTGCCGGGAATGAAGGCATCGGTCACCGCTTTCGTGGCGAGATTCACACGCTGGATGCCCGCACTTTGAACGGTGTAGAGATACCCCGCGTCGTCGAGGGCGATGCGCTGCGGGTGCCCGCCGAGCGTCACACTGTCGGTGACACTCATACGTTCCAGGTCGAGAAAAAAGAGCTTCCCGGGCGTGTCGTCATTTGGATCGTTGAAGTCGTTGTACGCACCCGTGCACAGCACCACCGCGGTGGCCGCGCCCAGCCGTGCAATATGGACGGGATAGTCGCCCACGGGAATAACCGCCCGGATCGAGTCGGATGGCAGCGCTACCACCGACACGGTGTTGTCGGCGCCAAAACCGCTATTCGCGACAAAAAGGCGGTTGCCGTGCAGCAGCATCCCCTCCGGATTTTTCCCCACACCGATGTTGCGCACCACAAGGTTCGACACCATGTCGTACAGCGAAACGCTGTTGCTGTACAGGTTCGTGATGTACCCCCAGCCGTCGTTTCCCAACACGATGTGGCGAGGACTCGCCACGAGCGGCGAGGTGATGGTTTTGGCCAGCGCTCCGGTGTTGAGATTCAGCACTTCGACCTTGTTGGATCCGTTCACCACCAGATACAACATGCCGTTGTGTACCGTGAGCGAATTGCCCGTGTCTCCGAGGTCCTTCCCGGTAAGCGCCTTGAAATAATCGTTCCGCACCGTGCCGGAATCGGGATTGAACAGACTCAGCGAGGCGTTCCCGCGCTGAAAGTTTCCCTCATTGAGCACGAGTACGCCTTTCACCTTCACGTCCGGCTGCGGCGGCGCCGTGCTTTCGTCGTCGGAGCAGCCGAGGATCAACAGCGAAAGAAGCAGTGAAGGCAAAACACGGAGTAGCGGGGATCCGAAGAATCGTATCATGGAATATCCAGTGAAAGTGTGAGACGGAAGGCGCGCGGTGGCATGGGATAGAAGGCAACCAACTGGTACTGCGCGTCGAGCAGGTTCAGCACCTCGGTCTTGACAATGAGGCGCGCAGGGGAGAGTGTAAACGCATACGATGCCGCCGCGTCCAGCGTGGCGGTGGATTCGAGGCGCGATTCCGGGGCGTTGGTTTCGAGCGTGTAGCGCGGACCAACCACATGCAGCGTCACTGCGAGACCCAGGCCGCCGAAAGCACCTTCGAACGCCGCACCGCCCGAATACGCGGGCGTGTAGGGAAGCTCGCGGCCTTCGGTCGCATCACCGATAAAGGACCGGTTCATCTTTTTTGTCGAGAGGATCTGCGCATGCGCGCGATATCGGAAGAGCCCGCCGGGAACCATGCCGTGCATGCGCAGCTCGAATCCACGCGAGAGCACGTGCTGTATGTTCTTCGGCGACCAGAACACACCGGCACCCGGCATCCAGACGATTTTGTCGGTGATGTCGTGCAGGAAATAGGACGCCTCGACATGCAGCACGCGGTCCAGCACGGAGGCCCCGAGGCCTGCATCGTAGGCCGCAGAAAATTCGGGGCGCAGATCGGGATTGCCGCCCTGCAGCCAATACCGCTGATTAAAGGTCGGGGCGCGGAAGCCGCGCGAGTAACGTGCGCGCAGAAAAAGCCGCTCGCCGTCGAGCGCGAGATTGGCGCCGAGACCGGGCGACCATACGGAGAGGCGGCGCGGACCCGGAGAGTCGGCAAGAACGTCGTACCGGAGTGAAGGGAACAGCCGCAGCGAAGGCAGGGAGGGCAGCAGGACCTCGGCGCTCGCAAAAGCTCCGGCGGCGCTGCGTGAAGGCACTCCGCGCACATCAAGGGATCGAAGCTGCGCGGCCACAAGATCGAAGCCCGCGAGGAAACGGAGCGACGGTCCGCTTTCGTGCTGTACCGACGCAGAAAGTGATGTGGCGGTGTTCTCGTATTTGCTGTCGATTGCGCGGCCGCCGAATTGCACCGCGGGATCGACGTAGTGCTGCGAATTGCGGGTGAAACCGGGCGCAAAACGGATGACCGTTTCCTGTGACATCTCGAACGCGGCCTGCAGTGTCACCGAAGCGTCGAGGTCCCGCTGCCGTGCCTGCGCGGGCGTGGTGGTGAGGAAGGCGCCCGGGGCGCCGGCGTCGTTGTCGCTTACCCGCGCATGGAGCGAGAGACGCGCGGAGGGCGCGACGTAGTCGGCATCGGCGGTCAACAGGCGGCGCGTATAGTCGGCATTCGCGCGTGTGAACTCGCCCGCGGGTTCGTGCGCTGAAGTGAAGGGGAAGTTATTGCGCGCATGCTCGGCGCTGCCCGCAAGTGCGAGACGCAGCGGGCCGATATCGGTGCGGCCGCTCAGGGATGCGGCGGTCCACCCGAAGGATCCTCCGCCCGCGCGCAGCGAGACGCGCGGCGCGGCGGCGGAGCCGCTGCTGATGTTCACCACACCGCCCAGCGCATCGGATCCGTACAACGCGCCGTATCCGCCGGCAGCCACCTCGAGCCGGTCCAGGCCAAGAAGTGGAAGGCGGCCCAAGTCCACCGTGCCGTTCTGCGCGTCGTTCAGCCGCACGCCATTGTAATACACCACGGTGTACTCCGGTCCGAGTCCGCGGAAAGAGAGCATCCGGAGCCCGTTCCCGTAGGAGCGCAACTGGGCGCCCGGTGTGGATTCCAGCACATCGGCGAGGGTCGTTGCCGGCAGCGCGTTCATCTCCGCGCGGTCGTAGCGTTCGACGGCCGAAGGTGCGCCGGCCGCCGCGAGCGGGAGACGCGTGGCCGTGACCACCACTTCCCGTCCCAGGAAAAACAGGAGCGAGTCGTCCGGTCCTCCCGCGAGGACCGACGGGCCCAGCGCGAGGCAGAGGAACATGAATATGGCGAAGCGACGGAGCATTGGCTGTGTATGCGGGCCATCGCTCGGGGAAGCGGCAACAAAAATCCCCGCGCATACAATGCGACGGGGGTGGGGACGACTAATCGTGCACACATGTGCAGATCGGTCTCACCAGTCCTCACCCGCGAAGGCCCTGTGTGAAGCGCCATGGCAGGTCTCCTGACTTGCAGCGACTCGCGTGGCAGCGCGCCTTCCCGGTGCGACCCAGTGGCATGTGCGCTGCCTCTCTACTGCTTACAGTTGCGGGGCAGTTGCCGATTTTCACGGCATTCCCGGTTTCATCCCCCGGCGGGGGGAACCATGGCGGCGATGGAAAAGAACAAGAACGCAGAACGAACGTACGCGCTCGGAGGGACAAAGGCAAATGTGCGCTGCGGAACCGCGTACGATCAATGTGAGGGATTCATCGAGCGACAGGGCCGTGTCGTTGCGTCCGTGCGATGTTCAGGTATGCCGTGAGGGAGCTGCAGCCGTGAGGGAGATGTTCGTCTATTCGTCGTCGTCGCTGCCGGACTCCGCATCGTCGTGCTGACTGACAACGCGCACGAGAATGATGGCGCTGCGGTTCATCTTCGTGATGGTGAACGTGTACCCGTCGGCTACCACCGTGTCGTTTGTCATGGGGACGCGGCCGAGTTTGTGCAGGAGATATCCCGCCAGCGATTCGTACTGGCCTTCCTTGAGGAGAGGATGGGGCAGTTCCTTGTTCAGGTCGTTAAGCGACGTCGAGGCGTGAATCGTGAACGTCTTCTCGTCGA from Ignavibacteriota bacterium includes the following:
- a CDS encoding YncE family protein, encoding MIRFFGSPLLRVLPSLLLSLLILGCSDDESTAPPQPDVKVKGVLVLNEGNFQRGNASLSLFNPDSGTVRNDYFKALTGKDLGDTGNSLTVHNGMLYLVVNGSNKVEVLNLNTGALAKTITSPLVASPRHIVLGNDGWGYITNLYSNSVSLYDMVSNLVVRNIGVGKNPEGMLLHGNRLFVANSGFGADNTVSVVALPSDSIRAVIPVGDYPVHIARLGAATAVVLCTGAYNDFNDPNDDTPGKLFFLDLERMSVTDSVTLGGHPQRIALDDAGYLYTVQSAGIQRVNLATKAVTDAFIPGTFYSLAFDARRRVLYATDPLDFVQPGKLLVYDLSGSKKSEHAVGIIPGHIVIVD
- a CDS encoding TonB-dependent receptor, translating into MLRRFAIFMFLCLALGPSVLAGGPDDSLLFFLGREVVVTATRLPLAAAGAPSAVERYDRAEMNALPATTLADVLESTPGAQLRSYGNGLRMLSFRGLGPEYTVVYYNGVRLNDAQNGTVDLGRLPLLGLDRLEVAAGGYGALYGSDALGGVVNISSGSAAAPRVSLRAGGGSFGWTAASLSGRTDIGPLRLALAGSAEHARNNFPFTSAHEPAGEFTRANADYTRRLLTADADYVAPSARLSLHARVSDNDAGAPGAFLTTTPAQARQRDLDASVTLQAAFEMSQETVIRFAPGFTRNSQHYVDPAVQFGGRAIDSKYENTATSLSASVQHESGPSLRFLAGFDLVAAQLRSLDVRGVPSRSAAGAFASAEVLLPSLPSLRLFPSLRYDVLADSPGPRRLSVWSPGLGANLALDGERLFLRARYSRGFRAPTFNQRYWLQGGNPDLRPEFSAAYDAGLGASVLDRVLHVEASYFLHDITDKIVWMPGAGVFWSPKNIQHVLSRGFELRMHGMVPGGLFRYRAHAQILSTKKMNRSFIGDATEGRELPYTPAYSGGAAFEGAFGGLGLAVTLHVVGPRYTLETNAPESRLESTATLDAAASYAFTLSPARLIVKTEVLNLLDAQYQLVAFYPMPPRAFRLTLSLDIP